A single region of the Bacillus cereus genome encodes:
- a CDS encoding DNA-3-methyladenine glycosylase: MQAPPSFYEGDTLEVAKKLLGHKLVHIVDGIKRSGIIVEVEAYKGPDDKAAHSYGGRRTDRTEVMFGAPGHAYVYLIYGMYHCFNVITAPVGTPQGILIRALEPIDGIEEMKLARYNKTDITNKQYKNLTNGPGKLCRALGITLEERGVSLQSDTLYIELVPEEEHLSSTHNIIAGPRINIDYAEEAIHYPWRFYYEKHPFVSK; the protein is encoded by the coding sequence ATGCAGGCACCACCTTCTTTCTATGAAGGCGATACGTTAGAAGTCGCAAAGAAGTTACTCGGACATAAACTTGTTCATATTGTAGATGGAATAAAACGAAGCGGAATTATTGTAGAAGTAGAAGCATACAAAGGTCCAGATGATAAGGCCGCACATAGTTACGGCGGTAGACGAACAGATCGAACAGAAGTAATGTTCGGTGCACCCGGACATGCTTACGTATATCTTATTTATGGTATGTATCATTGTTTTAACGTAATTACAGCACCAGTCGGCACCCCGCAAGGAATTCTCATTCGTGCTCTTGAGCCTATAGACGGAATCGAAGAAATGAAACTAGCGCGCTACAACAAAACCGATATTACAAATAAGCAGTATAAAAACTTAACAAATGGACCTGGAAAACTATGCCGCGCACTCGGAATCACTTTAGAAGAACGCGGGGTATCATTACAAAGTGATACATTATATATTGAGTTAGTTCCGGAAGAAGAACATTTATCATCCACACATAACATAATAGCTGGCCCTCGTATTAATATTGATTACGCAGAAGAAGCCATTCACTACCCATGGCGGTTTTATTATGAAAAGCATCCGTTTGTTTCAAAATAA